Proteins encoded by one window of Halomonas sp. Bachu 37:
- the lpxA gene encoding acyl-ACP--UDP-N-acetylglucosamine O-acyltransferase, which yields MIHPTALVDPAARLADDVEVGPFTVIGADVTIGAGSRIGPHVVINGPTVLGERTRIFQFASVGEECQDKKYAGEPTRLVMGDDNIVREGATLHRGTVQDRGETTIGSRNLFMAYVHVGHDCVIGSDCILANQVTLAGHVKVDDFAILGGLSAVHQFCHFGTHAMAGGGSIITKDTPAYVMINGNPAQAHGLNLVGLKRRGFSREAIKALVESYKLVYRQGLTVEQAVNQIQADFDLPETDTFVRSIMVSSRGIVR from the coding sequence TTGATTCATCCTACTGCCTTGGTCGATCCCGCCGCCCGCTTGGCCGACGATGTCGAAGTGGGTCCGTTCACCGTGATCGGTGCCGATGTCACTATCGGCGCAGGCTCGCGTATTGGCCCCCATGTAGTAATCAACGGCCCGACCGTGCTGGGTGAGCGTACCCGGATCTTTCAGTTCGCTTCCGTGGGGGAGGAGTGTCAGGACAAGAAGTACGCCGGCGAACCCACCCGTCTGGTGATGGGCGACGACAATATCGTGCGCGAAGGTGCCACCCTGCACCGCGGCACCGTACAGGATCGCGGCGAGACCACCATCGGCTCGCGCAACCTGTTCATGGCGTATGTCCATGTTGGTCACGACTGTGTCATCGGTAGCGACTGCATCCTGGCCAATCAGGTCACCCTGGCGGGACACGTCAAGGTAGACGACTTCGCCATCCTGGGTGGGTTGTCCGCCGTGCATCAGTTCTGTCACTTCGGCACCCATGCCATGGCTGGCGGCGGCTCGATCATTACCAAGGACACCCCGGCCTACGTGATGATCAACGGCAATCCCGCCCAGGCCCACGGACTGAATCTGGTCGGGCTGAAGCGTCGCGGCTTCTCGCGCGAGGCGATCAAGGCCCTCGTCGAATCCTACAAGTTGGTGTATCGCCAGGGCCTGACCGTGGAGCAGGCGGTCAACCAGATACAGGCCGATTTCGACCTGCCCGAAACCGACACTTTCGTCCGCTCGATCATGGTATCGAGCCGCGGCATCGTGAGGTGA
- the fabZ gene encoding 3-hydroxyacyl-ACP dehydratase FabZ, which yields MVMDINEIREYLPHRYPFLLVDRVTQLTEGETIVAYKNVSINEPFFNGHFPHHPIMPGVLVLEALAQVCGILGFKTVNKLPADGYVYYLVGSDNVRFKRPVMPGDQLTLEANVIRGKRGIWKFACRASIDGELACEAEIICAERKVA from the coding sequence ATGGTCATGGACATCAACGAGATTCGCGAATACTTGCCTCACCGCTACCCTTTTTTGCTGGTGGATCGAGTCACGCAGCTTACCGAAGGCGAAACCATCGTCGCTTACAAGAATGTCAGCATTAATGAGCCGTTTTTCAACGGCCATTTCCCTCATCATCCGATCATGCCGGGGGTGCTGGTGCTCGAGGCGCTGGCTCAGGTCTGTGGCATTCTGGGATTCAAGACCGTCAACAAGCTGCCTGCCGATGGTTATGTCTATTACCTGGTAGGCAGCGATAACGTGCGTTTCAAGCGTCCCGTGATGCCGGGCGACCAGCTGACACTGGAAGCCAACGTCATCCGTGGCAAGCGGGGCATCTGGAAGTTCGCCTGCCGCGCCAGTATCGACGGCGAGTTGGCCTGCGAAGCGGAAATCATCTGTGCCGAGAGGAAGGTGGCTTGA
- the lpxD gene encoding UDP-3-O-(3-hydroxymyristoyl)glucosamine N-acyltransferase: MTHVHKQLTLADIARQLDATLVGSGELPIRGLATLKDAGPDQVAFLANRAYFKDLATTRAGAVLLHPEHGKTCPVPRLELDNPYLGYARLSQLFDPVPARDRTGIHPSAVVAESVQLGAGVCIGAQAVVEDGVMLGDNVVVGAGSVVGADSMIGEGTRLHANVTVCHGVAIGKRAILHSGCVIGGDGFGFAHDGVAWHKIAQLGGVVLGDDVEVGSCSSIDRGALGDTVIGNDVKIDSQVQIAHNVCIGDHTALAGCVGIAGSTKVGKHCMLGGGVGLSGHLTICDGVQVTGMSLVTNSIHAPGVYSSGTGAMPNQQWRKNAVRFKQLDDIAKRLSRLEKSQRRD, from the coding sequence ATGACGCACGTTCACAAACAACTTACGCTGGCCGATATCGCCCGGCAACTCGATGCCACCCTGGTGGGGAGCGGTGAGCTGCCCATTCGCGGGCTGGCCACGCTCAAGGATGCCGGGCCGGACCAGGTAGCCTTCCTGGCCAATCGGGCCTACTTCAAGGACCTGGCCACCACCCGGGCGGGGGCGGTTCTGCTGCATCCCGAGCACGGCAAGACGTGCCCCGTTCCCCGTCTGGAACTGGACAATCCCTATCTCGGCTATGCCCGGCTGTCGCAGCTGTTCGATCCAGTGCCGGCGCGCGACCGGACCGGTATCCATCCCAGCGCCGTAGTGGCGGAGAGCGTTCAACTGGGGGCCGGCGTCTGTATCGGCGCCCAGGCCGTGGTGGAAGATGGCGTGATGCTGGGCGATAACGTGGTAGTAGGCGCGGGAAGTGTCGTCGGCGCCGATTCCATGATAGGCGAGGGTACCCGGTTGCATGCCAATGTTACCGTTTGCCACGGGGTTGCGATCGGCAAGCGCGCTATCCTGCACAGTGGTTGTGTCATCGGCGGCGATGGGTTCGGTTTTGCCCATGACGGTGTGGCCTGGCACAAGATCGCCCAGCTGGGTGGCGTGGTGCTGGGTGACGATGTCGAGGTCGGCAGCTGCTCGAGTATCGATCGAGGGGCCCTTGGCGATACCGTGATCGGTAACGACGTCAAGATCGATAGCCAGGTACAGATCGCCCACAATGTCTGTATCGGCGATCATACCGCCCTGGCCGGGTGCGTCGGCATCGCCGGCTCCACCAAGGTGGGCAAGCACTGCATGCTTGGCGGTGGGGTAGGGCTTTCCGGCCACTTGACCATCTGCGACGGCGTTCAGGTCACCGGCATGAGCCTGGTCACCAACTCGATTCATGCGCCGGGCGTCTACTCCTCGGGAACCGGGGCGATGCCGAACCAGCAGTGGCGCAAGAATGCAGTTCGTTTCAAGCAACTCGATGATATCGCCAAGCGCTTGTCTCGCCTGGAAAAGAGTCAACGCCGCGACTGA
- a CDS encoding OmpH family outer membrane protein → MRKLTGIACLLGVLALPAQAAEVAVLDWRAALMNTQSAQESLGQLESEIGTQQQQAQTLGTELQGIQQQLQQGGDVMPQAEREALIAELQEKGRRFESLRQQIMQAQQRSEQQFLEGAEAKLEQAVDQVITRHGIDVLVEPQGVLHSATDLPNLTNEVTQIFDSLN, encoded by the coding sequence ATGCGTAAATTGACCGGAATTGCATGCCTGTTAGGCGTATTGGCATTGCCGGCCCAGGCGGCGGAAGTGGCGGTGCTTGACTGGCGTGCAGCGTTGATGAATACCCAATCCGCGCAAGAGTCTCTGGGGCAGTTGGAAAGCGAGATAGGCACCCAGCAGCAACAAGCGCAAACCCTGGGCACCGAGCTTCAGGGAATCCAGCAGCAATTGCAGCAGGGTGGTGACGTCATGCCGCAAGCTGAGCGCGAGGCGCTGATCGCCGAGCTGCAGGAGAAGGGGCGCCGCTTCGAGAGCCTGCGTCAACAGATAATGCAAGCACAACAACGTTCCGAACAGCAGTTCCTGGAAGGGGCGGAGGCAAAGTTGGAACAGGCGGTAGACCAGGTGATTACCCGGCATGGCATCGATGTGCTGGTGGAGCCGCAGGGCGTACTGCACTCCGCAACCGATCTGCCGAACCTGACCAACGAAGTCACCCAGATCTTCGATTCGCTGAACTGA
- the bamA gene encoding outer membrane protein assembly factor BamA produces MKIKTLGVAAFLLAGANSVQAQSFDVSDIRVEGLQRVSAASVFNAFPISASDRVDERELAEAARNLFATGLFEDVSLAREGEVLIIQVVERPTIARLNISGNEQLSEQDLRNGLKESGLSEGQVLELSTLEEIQRELEGVYQAQGRYSANIDAEVEEVDEGRVQVNITINEGEIAKIRQINIVGNQAFDDDTLRDVFELNDRPGRFFGWFSSDEYSRSALSGDIERLRSYYLDRGYVNFEVTSTQVSISPDKSEIFVTINVDEGAQYRVGNIRFAGDLQIGENEARQLLEVQSGEIFSRQDVNASAEALRSRLGAEGFAFAEVEGVPEQSTDGKTVDLVVAVDAGRRAYVRRIQFVGNTTTQDEVLRREMIQMEGAPASTESITQSRQRLERLGFFSQVEVDTQPVAGEPDKLDVTYNVEEQPSGSVSASVGFSQSAGVIYGAALAQNNFLGTGNRVNIGAQRSDTFTSVNFGFTDPYWTLDGISRGYNVFYRETDYADSDISTYSTDAYGAGINFGYPVSELSRLNFGASLEDISVKTYFDTASEIRRYVEDQGDDAQSLKLTASWTRNNLNRGIMPTDGSYQRVSLETGVPGSDAEYYKLRMRAQQLYPLGEDWSLKFSGNLGYADTLGTNEPFPFYENFYSGGLGSVRGFTSNTLGQRTTPAREGGRDRTMGGNVLVEGSAEVLFPMPFIEDRRSFQTSLFLDAGNTFLTDCYDVLDEDAGRQECSSGVDLGDLRYSVGVGLSWLTPVGPLTFSVAEPLNDESGDDTQFFQFSLGQTF; encoded by the coding sequence ATGAAAATCAAGACCCTTGGAGTAGCAGCATTCTTGCTGGCCGGTGCGAATAGCGTACAGGCACAATCATTCGATGTTTCCGACATCCGTGTTGAAGGGCTCCAGCGAGTTTCCGCTGCGTCGGTCTTCAATGCCTTTCCCATCAGTGCCAGCGACCGAGTCGATGAGCGTGAGCTGGCCGAGGCTGCTCGCAACCTGTTCGCTACCGGCCTGTTCGAGGATGTCTCCCTGGCCAGGGAGGGCGAGGTACTCATCATCCAGGTGGTGGAAAGGCCCACCATCGCGCGTCTCAATATCAGCGGCAACGAACAGCTGTCCGAGCAGGACTTGCGCAATGGCTTGAAGGAATCCGGACTGTCGGAAGGCCAGGTGCTCGAACTCTCCACGCTGGAGGAAATCCAGCGCGAACTCGAAGGTGTCTACCAGGCGCAAGGGCGCTACAGCGCCAATATCGATGCCGAAGTGGAAGAGGTGGACGAGGGTCGGGTCCAGGTCAATATCACCATCAATGAAGGCGAAATCGCCAAGATTCGTCAGATCAATATCGTCGGCAACCAAGCCTTCGACGACGATACCCTGCGCGATGTCTTCGAGCTGAATGACCGCCCGGGGCGTTTCTTCGGCTGGTTCTCCAGCGACGAGTATTCCCGTTCCGCCCTGTCGGGTGATATCGAACGGCTGCGCTCCTATTATCTCGACCGTGGTTATGTGAACTTCGAGGTCACCTCCACCCAGGTCTCGATCAGTCCCGACAAGTCGGAAATCTTCGTCACCATCAATGTCGACGAAGGCGCTCAGTACCGTGTCGGTAATATCCGCTTCGCCGGCGACCTGCAGATCGGCGAGAACGAAGCGCGCCAGCTGCTGGAAGTGCAAAGCGGCGAGATATTCTCGCGCCAGGATGTCAATGCCTCGGCCGAGGCTCTGCGTTCGCGCCTGGGTGCCGAAGGCTTCGCCTTCGCCGAAGTGGAAGGTGTCCCCGAGCAGTCCACGGACGGCAAGACGGTCGACCTGGTGGTGGCGGTGGATGCGGGGCGCCGGGCGTATGTGCGCCGTATCCAGTTTGTCGGCAATACCACTACCCAGGACGAAGTGCTGCGGCGCGAGATGATCCAGATGGAAGGTGCGCCGGCTTCCACCGAATCGATCACCCAGTCGCGTCAGCGTCTGGAACGCCTGGGCTTTTTCAGCCAGGTGGAAGTGGATACCCAGCCGGTGGCCGGCGAGCCGGACAAGCTCGACGTGACCTACAACGTGGAAGAGCAGCCTTCGGGCTCGGTATCGGCGAGTGTCGGCTTTTCCCAGAGTGCCGGGGTGATCTACGGTGCCGCCTTGGCCCAGAACAATTTCCTGGGTACCGGCAACCGGGTCAATATCGGCGCCCAGCGTAGTGATACGTTCACCAGTGTCAATTTCGGCTTTACCGATCCCTACTGGACCCTCGACGGTATCTCACGAGGCTATAACGTCTTCTACCGCGAAACCGATTACGCCGACTCCGATATCTCCACCTACTCCACCGATGCCTACGGTGCCGGAATCAACTTCGGCTACCCGGTCAGCGAGTTGTCACGCTTGAATTTCGGCGCCAGCCTCGAGGATATCTCGGTGAAGACCTACTTCGATACCGCGTCGGAAATCCGCCGCTACGTCGAGGATCAGGGCGATGACGCGCAAAGCCTCAAACTGACCGCCAGCTGGACGCGTAACAACCTGAATCGAGGCATCATGCCCACCGATGGGAGTTATCAGCGGGTCTCGCTGGAGACCGGTGTGCCCGGAAGCGATGCCGAATACTACAAGCTGCGCATGCGCGCTCAGCAGCTCTATCCGCTGGGCGAGGATTGGTCGCTGAAGTTCAGCGGCAACCTCGGTTATGCCGATACCCTGGGGACCAACGAGCCCTTCCCATTCTACGAGAACTTCTACTCCGGCGGTCTGGGTTCGGTACGCGGTTTCACCTCCAATACCCTGGGTCAGCGCACCACTCCCGCACGTGAAGGCGGGCGGGATCGCACCATGGGGGGGAACGTTCTGGTCGAAGGCAGTGCCGAAGTACTGTTCCCCATGCCGTTCATCGAGGATCGCCGCTCGTTCCAGACCTCGCTGTTTCTCGATGCGGGCAACACGTTCCTGACCGACTGCTACGATGTGCTGGATGAGGACGCCGGACGCCAGGAGTGCAGCTCAGGCGTCGATCTGGGCGACCTGCGTTACAGTGTCGGGGTGGGCCTCTCCTGGCTGACCCCGGTCGGACCGTTGACCTTCAGCGTGGCGGAGCCGCTCAACGATGAAAGTGGCGACGATACCCAGTTCTTCCAGTTCTCGTTGGGCCAGACATTCTGA
- the rseP gene encoding RIP metalloprotease RseP — MGLIQNILAVIVVLGLLVTFHEFGHFWVARRCGVKVLRFSVGFGKPLWSRFDRHGTEFAVAAIPLGGYVKMLDEREAPVPAEQLDQAFNRKSVWQRIAIVSAGPLANFLLAIVAYWVLFVAGTSTVAPVVGQVQPGSPAAQAGLQQGHEITAVQEQPVRSWEDISLKLVAAIGASGELAFEARESAESTPRSYRIPVEDYLVRQNPPQPLASLGIVPWQPEFPAVLGQVVEGEAAASAGLQPGDEILSVNGEAVRDWMHFVNMVRGSAGETLTVDVSREGRRESVSLTPGRNVIEDGTEIGYIGAGVEPVSWPEEYRREIRYGPLEAVGQAISRTGDMTLLTLDAIRKMLVGLISPSNLSGPITIAQVAGDSARTGLEAFVSFLAYLSISLGVLNLLPIPVLDGGHLLYYFIEAVRGRPVSEQVQAIGLRIGLAMVGTLMLMALYFDLMRLW; from the coding sequence GTGGGCCTGATTCAAAATATCCTTGCCGTGATTGTAGTGCTGGGCCTGCTGGTGACCTTTCATGAATTCGGTCACTTCTGGGTGGCACGGCGTTGCGGCGTCAAGGTACTGCGCTTCTCCGTGGGGTTCGGCAAGCCCCTGTGGTCGCGTTTCGATCGGCATGGCACCGAATTCGCCGTGGCGGCAATTCCCCTGGGCGGTTATGTCAAGATGCTGGATGAGCGCGAGGCGCCCGTGCCGGCGGAGCAGCTGGATCAGGCATTCAATCGCAAGAGCGTGTGGCAGCGTATCGCCATCGTCAGCGCCGGCCCGCTGGCCAATTTCCTCTTGGCCATCGTCGCTTACTGGGTGCTGTTCGTGGCCGGCACCAGTACCGTGGCGCCTGTGGTGGGGCAAGTCCAGCCGGGTTCTCCCGCCGCCCAGGCCGGCTTGCAGCAAGGTCATGAGATAACCGCGGTACAAGAGCAGCCGGTACGCTCCTGGGAAGATATCAGTCTCAAGCTGGTGGCGGCCATCGGCGCCAGTGGCGAACTGGCGTTTGAGGCTCGCGAGAGCGCCGAATCGACGCCACGCTCCTATCGGATACCGGTAGAGGACTACCTGGTGCGGCAAAATCCGCCGCAGCCGCTGGCATCGCTGGGTATCGTTCCATGGCAGCCGGAATTTCCGGCGGTTCTGGGGCAGGTGGTGGAAGGAGAGGCTGCCGCATCGGCCGGATTGCAGCCCGGGGACGAGATACTCAGCGTCAATGGCGAAGCGGTCAGGGACTGGATGCATTTCGTCAACATGGTCCGGGGCAGCGCCGGGGAGACTCTGACGGTGGACGTTTCCCGTGAGGGACGCCGCGAAAGCGTGTCCTTGACCCCGGGACGCAATGTAATCGAGGACGGTACCGAAATCGGCTATATCGGCGCCGGTGTGGAGCCGGTGAGCTGGCCCGAGGAGTACCGCCGGGAGATCCGCTACGGTCCGCTGGAAGCGGTGGGGCAAGCAATTTCGCGTACCGGTGACATGACACTGTTGACCCTGGATGCGATTCGCAAGATGCTGGTGGGATTGATTTCGCCTTCCAATCTTTCCGGGCCGATCACCATCGCGCAGGTGGCGGGCGATTCGGCGCGTACCGGCCTGGAGGCCTTTGTCAGCTTTCTGGCCTATCTCTCCATCAGCCTGGGAGTATTGAACCTGTTGCCGATACCCGTGCTGGATGGAGGACATTTGCTCTATTACTTCATCGAGGCGGTACGTGGGCGGCCGGTCTCCGAACAGGTACAGGCGATTGGCTTGCGGATCGGCCTGGCCATGGTCGGTACGTTGATGTTGATGGCGCTCTATTTCGATCTGATGCGCCTGTGGTAG